cccccctcctccttgcagaaaggcgacgcaggggcgtatgtaaaaaagtcgagtttgtccttgaccgtcctctcgctctgtgcggaggctcgggggctgctctcgcaaagccggctccggccaaaccgttgacagcgtcaacataccagcccgagaacttgggatccgaccatgcacccgggctacgaccagctcgcatgagggaacaaccagaccggccgaagcattacgaaacgcattaagacctcgaaggaatcaaaccactcctccgaggcctcgggggctacacccggcgggtgcgctcgcgcgcaccctccggaacaaaacgcaaccgagaaaggccggcccccttgcaaaaaagtgcgacaaaagcctccgagcgagtattaacactcccttcgaggctcaggggctactgttggggaacataattaggggtaccctcaagactcctaatctcagctggtaacccccatcagcacaaagctacaaaggcctgatgggtacgattaagtcaaggctcggtccactcaagggacgcgatctcgcctcgcccgagcccagcctcgggaaagggcagccgaccccgaaggatttacgtctcgcccgaggaccccctcaagcaacggacacaccttcggctcgcccgaggcccagtcttcgccaagaagcaaccttggccaaatcgccacaacgaccgaccgtatcgcaggagcatttaatgcaaaggtggcctgacaccttattctgacgcgcgcctttcagtcgactgagccgaagtgaccgcaatcacttcgccgctccactgaccagcctgacaagaagacagcgccgcccgcgccgctccgactgttgtgccactcaatagagtgaggctgacagcggccaagtctggcctcaggcgccataggaagctccgcctcgcccgacccagggctcggactcgggctcggccccggaagacgatgaactccgcctcgcccgacctagggctcggactcgggctcggccccggaagacgacgaactccgcctcgcccgacccagggctcggactcgggctctgccctagaagacgacgaactccgcctcgcccgacccagggctcggactcggcctcggccccggaagacgacgaactccacctcgcccgacccagggctcggactcgacctcggcctcagccgacggtctccatctcgcccgacccaagggctcagactcaacctcgacctcggaagacagactcgacctcgacctcggaggagcctccacctcgccctactcagggctcggaccgaccacgtcacaggaggcaccatcattaccctaccccaagctaactcaggctacggggaacaagaccggcgtcccatctggctcgccccggtaaacaagtaatgatggcgccctgcatgctccatgacgacggcagctctcagcccccttacggaagcaaggagacgtcagcaaggactcgacaaccccgacagctgtccttccgccaggctccagcgctcctccgacggccacgacatcacacgaacagggtgccaaaacctctctggctgccacgacggcatgtacttagggcactagctcttccttgctagacacgttagcacactgctacacctcccattgtacacctggaccctctccttacgcctataaaaggaaggttcagggccctcttacagagggttggccgcgcggggaaggacgggatggcgcgcgcgtaagcctctcgctccctcccacgcggacgcttggaaCCCCCTActccaagcgcacccgacctgagcgcgggacaaacacgaaggccatgggtttccccttttacgtctgcctccctccggcttcccccccccccttcgcgctccgtctcgcgccgacccatctgggctggggcacgcggtgacaatttactcgtcggtccagggacctcccggggtcgaaacaccgacacacatatttgtacataagttatcgtagtattctatgttctcgttgcaacgcacgggcacttacctagtgttaaaatgaagaaagcaatccatgcatatcttatgaaaatgtaaattggtttaattccaatcaacctttgcacttaccttatgcaaacaagTTCAATTCTGTACttatatatttgatttggtttgtgttggcatcaatcaccaagaagggggagattgaaagggaaatagggtcaaaccttttcctaaatgatcttggtggttgaattgcccaacacaaataattggactaactagtttgctctaaattataagttctacaggtgtcaaaggttcaacacaaaccaataaaaagtccaagaaagggttcaaataaaaaggagcaaaagaaaccgaaggcagcagtggtctggcgcaccgaactgtccggtgcaccagggtgaatccactcgaactgctcagcttcgggtttctgaaaatgccacttcactataattcactggactgtccggtgtagcaccggactatccggtgtgccatgcggagcaacggctactgcgccaacggtcgggttCAACGGTCGGCCGACAACGCTACAGTgcagactgcgcgcgcagaagtcagagcaggcgccagaaggcgcaccggacagtgaacagtgactgtccggtgcaccaccggactgtccggtggccccacttgtcaaagctccaacgatcgggtgacgtggctggcgcaccggactgtccggtgcgcccatcgacagcagccttcaccaacggccattttggtggttggggctataaataccccccaaccaccacacttcaaggcatccaagtttttcaaccatcacattcaatacaagagctctagacttcactccaagacacaaaagcaAAGTTCattatcctctccaagtcccaaacacattccaaagatttagtggcttgtgagagagagacatttgtgttcatgtgagttgttgtcgcttggatcgcttttcttcttcccattcttgttctcaacaccattgtaatcaaagcaagagacaccaattgtgtggtggtccttgtgggggtctaagtgacccatttgattgaggagaaaagctcactcggtctaggtgaccgtttgagagagggaaagggttgaaagagacccggtctttgtgaccacctcaacagggagtaggtttgcaaaaaccgaacctcggtaaaacaaatcatcatgtcacactcttcatttgcttgtgatttattttcgccctctctttcggactcgcttttatttttAACGCTAATCCAATGAGAACTAGTGGGGAGTAACAACTCTCTAGTAATCCAAGGATAATAAACTGAATCCTGCATATATATTTTTTCTATGTGTTTGAACTAATTCATGTGAAATTGCTATACTATTCATGTGTTCTAAAGGAGCCCTAAAACTGATCGGTTGCTTCATCAAACAATGTGTCATGTAATTTAGGGTTTGAAATGCAAATATTCTGGTCAAGCAAGTAATTCCAACGAATAGCGCCATGAATGGCATGAAAAGACAGGATGATAAAATGGAGGGAGAAAAAAATAAACACGTTCACGTCGTGTACGGTGTAGCATGCCCGACGTCCCAGAAATGCAGAAAGGCGTGCCATGAAATAGCAGGAAATTTTCTTCGAGAAGAACGAAAAAGGCGAGAGAGAACTTTCCGCTGGACGTGTGCCGTGCGGCGTCTCTGACGTGGCAGGATCATGGCATGACCATCGCCAGAAACCTACCGTTGCAGGAGCAGGGGCATGAAAGGCTACGCCTACGCCATAGCCCATAGGGGCAGGGGCAAGGGCGCCGTGCTGTGCATTGTGCACTAGAGTAAATTCATCGCACGTCCAATCGAAATAAAGTTGGCTCACCCTTTGACCGGAATGAACATTCTTCTCTGTTATTCCTCTGTCCAAAGGAAGAAGAAAACCCAGCCTAGTTTTATTTCGCCCTTCAAGTAGTAAATTATTATAATTTATAAACAATAAGCCCTGCGCAGAGCAGTAGCAGAAGAACTTAGCTAGGGTCTACACTACACAACGCCTAACAACCCCGGAACGTACACTTCCCTCGATCGACAGGGTATAGATGATGACTTGATGAGCTAGCCGAGTAGCTGCTGCTGTGATATGGTGCGCCATCATTAAGCATGGCCAGCTTTATTTTACGTTGTTGCTCTCTACAAACCGAGCGCTTAACAAGGGCCAAAACGTACGTGCTGTACTGTACTCCCACATGCAATCACTGATGCCGGCTATATAGAGATAGAGAGAGTCAGAGAGAGCATCGATGATTGGGTTTCTGGGCACCGTGCCGAAAGCCTCGCTCCCAAAAAGATTCTCAGCTCCTAGAGCTAGCTTGCTGCCTGCGACTGCGTGGACGGAGCCAGCAGGTTTGCACGGCCTCCCTTGCGTTCTTGAGCAACGAGAAGGGCCGGCTGGATTCGCGCGTGTTTGGCGCGCCACGTGCATGCGCCCCACCGTGCGTGCCATGCCGTCCGGTTCCGGTGTGTGTTCCGGATCGATCGCCGCGCGCGGCAGAAGAAGACGCAGATAAACAAAAAAAGTTGCTTCTGCTACGCGTGTGCCCCGCCCCGCCCGAGACGACAGACCAGAGAGGTTTTTGTTTTGTCCCAGTCCCAGTGCGGTTGCTTAGCTTAAACAAGTGCAAGCTGCTGCTCTCGATTAGCTGCTCTCGGGATAAAAAACATCATCTACTACTTGCAGGCCCATTGCAGTATACCGTTAAGTTTCCGGCCCAACAACCTTTCCGACTGGCCCAAACCAACTCCCAAGTCCCATCCCAACCGAGGCGACGCAGCCGCCGCCGGCTGAACCTAAACCCCTCGACGCAGCCGCCGCCGGCGTAGGGGAGAGGGGCACGGGCACGGCACGGGGACGGAAATGGCGGAGGGGAACGGCGGCAGTCGCGCCGAGGCTGGCGTCCGCGAGTCCTCCGAGCCCTCGCCGAAGCGCTCCTCGATCCCCGCCATGccgcacgaagaatgcgtcgaGGGCATCCGCTCCGCGCTCAAACGTACGCGCGCCCCGCAGccggcaccaccaccaccaccacggcggcggattcttcctctctacctttCCTCTTTGGTCTCGACTCTCGAGGCCACCGCGTGTCACCCTCCGTGCGCTGACCCCGCCTGTCGATCCGCCGCGCAGATCCCACGGTGCGGTTCCTGAGGGAGCGGATGGAGAGTGCCGGGTGCCTGGTGTGGCCGCGCCTCATCCGGGCGGCGACCTGCTCCTCCGCCGGCGGCTACGCTAGCCAGCAAGGGGTATGCTTCCACTTCCTTTCCTTGTCTTCTGCTTCGGAAAGGATCGTCGCCACTTATTTGATAGGGTGTAGTAATAATAAGTACAAGGCTACAAGCTTGCGTTGACCAACAGCGCTGCCGCTGTTCATCTGTTTGGATCTTCTCTTCACGACTACGAAATAGGAGTGCAACCAACATCCGTTCTAGTGGGACGTGCTACGAACAAATAGTCTTCGTTTTGGCATATGACAGTGCTTTTAGCTGCATTTCATATGACTGTTGCATGCTACTTCAGCTCAGGATTGCCAACCATACTGCTCACGATTTTCCATCTCAAAATCTGATATGCCAAAAGTGTGATATCTCATCTCAAAAATATAAAAAAAAGGCGTAAGAGCTAGTGATGGAGTCTGTTGGACACTTGGCCTCGCTTACAAGCTTGATTGACTGTTCCTTTATAAATGCAGTACATCTTCGATATCTATGTTCATTGTATTACCAATTGGCAACTTATTGCATATAGTTAGAGACTAAAGAACCTATGCTATTGTTAGTTCTTGGGACGCTGCTTAATTTGCTGAAAACTTGCATATAGTTTCTGTAAGATGTATGGGTCTTCTACTTGCAACACATTAGTAAATCTCATGGTTCACTTGGATATGGCACTCTTTTTTTTTCTCAGTAATATTGTAACTATGTGCTTATGTGTTCgtcagaagaagaaaaaaacacTGGGTTCTTTAATGCTTTGATTCATTTGTGATACGTATTACTCTATTTTTCCTAGTCGATTACTAATGGCACATTGCAGAATAGGCTTAATTTTGCGATGGTTGTGTCCAGATACAAGTTTGCTGCAATCACATGACCTGTCAAGATGAGATAACTCAGGTCATGATTCATGAACTGATACATGCTTATGATGACTGTGTTGCCAAAAATCTGAACTGGACGAATTGTGCTCACCATGCTTGCTCTGAGGTAAGAAAGCTCTCTCCCTTTACAAATACAGCTCTTTATTGTCATGTATTGTTGCATGGAAACTTATGCTTGGTTTAACGCCACTACATCTATTCTATTCTTAGATTCGAGCCAATCACCTTAGTGGTGATTGCCATTACAAACGTGAATTGTTGCGTGGTTTCATGAAGATAAAGGGTCATGAGCCTGTAAGTCTCTTTTCATATTGAGCTACAAACCACGTGTGCCTCTGATACCTAGCTGTTTTCTCTCTGTTATCTACATGCATAATGTTTGTGCATATCTACTTGCTTCCTCCGTTTCAAATTATAGTTCATATTGGCTTTGTTCTAAGTCAAACTTCTTTAACTTTGACAAATATATAGAAAATCATTCAAACATCTAGAATATCGTATGAGCTCCAATAAATTCTTTATGCAGTAGCGAAGCTAGAGTGAATCAGAGGAGAGGGTGCAAATGCTTTGAGGGTGCGTAGTAACGATTTATAACTGGTGCATATATGGTGAAAATTCGCTCTAAATCACTGGTTTTACAAATTTCCGTGGGTGCATATGCACCCTTTCTCGTGCATGTAGCTTCACCCCTGTCTTTATGCAATATATTTTGATAGAGAACTTATTTGTACTTGTAGATGTCAATATATTTTCTACAAGCATGGTCAAAGTTAGAGAAGTTTGACTTTGGACAAATCCAAGATGGAATATAAATTTGTAATGGAGTATGAACTATCAAATTCAATTTATATGTGTtagaaataaaatacacagttacTATTGCCAATCATAAAATGCATCTTTTGCCTAATTGAATTTCATCTTGTGCTTCCGATGGCTCTCTGAGGTCAGGTTTTAGTTTCAACTGATATCCTCTAATTGCAACTTTTGCCTAATTGAATTTCATCTACTATGTCATTTCTTTTTGTTTCTGAAAGGAATGTGTCAAAAGGCGGGCTCTGATGTCTGTGAAAAACAACCCATACTGCTCAGAGGGTGCTGCAAAAGATGCAATTGATGCTGTATGGGATATATGCTACAATGACACACGCCCATTTGATAGAGCCCCATGAAATATTTTCAGAACCTGGGATACATTAGCTATTTTGTGCACACCTGCATTGATATTCTGAGCCCCTTCAGAAACTTGTATTTCAGCAACCTGTGTCAGCAAAGTACAGAAATTTTCTGCTGTAGCCAAGGCGTGCTGCATCCCGCGATGAGTCTGCACACACTAACGATTTAATTCGTGTAATTCAATTCTTTTACACGATATCCCGACAAAGTTTAATAAATTATAAACGTAAAGTTTGTTGGTGGCGTGCATACTCCTTAGAAGGAAATTGCTGCTGATGTTGGTGTGTTCTGCCATTATGTTTGCTAGCATCAACACGTGGAAATGCATCACCGCGACTCCGCGAGTGCCTGCTGAAGTTCTCAAACCAACCATCTCGATGCGTTAAATTACACGCCAGGAACTACTTTTTGGAAGAAAAATAACTACTTTTTGGAAGAAAATAACTAGTTTTAGGGGAAAAAAATAACAGAGTAGAAGAACAACTTCGAAGGTTCTTAGAGTAAGTTgacaattttgaaatttgaagttCGAACCATCTTTTGAAAAATCTTTGTTCTAGACCAGCTTGATTCGCAAGAGATAAGGAATGTATAGTTGCAAGAGATAAGGAATGTATAGTTTAGTTGTACCCATTTTGTCCCAAACTATTAAGTTATTCTAATTTTTTAAAGAGTTAAAGCATCTCAAGTTTAGTtaaatttatataataaaaaatAATGTTTATGATACTAAATAAGTGTCATTCGATTCTTTAATAATTATATTTTCATAATATATCCATTTGATGTCATAAATCATAGTAATTCACTCTATAGTTTTGGTCAAATTTAAGATGTTTTGGCTCTCAAAAAAATTATTTTATAATTTAGAACAAAGAGAATGCTATGCTTTTTGAACATTTAATAGGTTCACTAGAATAAATTCCAATAGAAAAAATCATAAACTGTCGGAATAGTTGAGTTTGAGCTTGAAAGAAAAGGTTCCTCGAAACTCCTTCCTAAGAAAGTACAATGGTTGATCATTAACTATTTAGATTCATGCTGCTTGATAACCTACTATTCTTTTCTGGGAGGTTTAGGCCGGAGGTATCATCCTCTGAGGCTCTGACCACCTCCTCCTCCCTTTACTTACAGGTTACAACTTCCCACCTTTTCTTCCCACTCGGCGCTTGCTCCTCTTCAAGGTTCCATTGTCATTCACCAAACGATTATGGTTAGGTTTTAAGGTTTTGGTTCGACATTTAAGTTTTGAGGGGCAGGGGTTTCATCACTAGTGCGCCATTGGAACTTCTAGCTTCATCACTCGGACCATGCACGCCTCTTCTAGTTAAATAGGAGTAGCTAGCTCCGATGTCTGTTAAGAACACCTGGacagtaggggtggtaatggatcatttTCAGGATACTTCAGTCAGTGGCGCTAGCTACTCAAGCTAACTAGATGGTATCTGAAGCTGGAGATCCTGATACGGTAAGTGGCGACAGTATCATGTCTCTATGTGTACCCCCACAAATCTTTAGCGATACCACCAATCAACTTTCACAAAGCATCATGGCACTAAGATAGCTATATAACATATGTACACTAGTCAGTAGCTACAAAATGATAATGCCGCATTAATTCATCTGCAGGCTGATCTCGACGGGCTCCAGAAGAACATTGTACATGCTTGCTTGTGTGTTTGTTCCGACAGAAAAGAGCAGCAGCAAAGGTTTAAAGTGTGATCATCCCGACGACGAGATCACTATAGCAGGCCGGCTATCTACTTTCACAAACTATCAGGGTACTTTAAAGTGGCAGTAGGCGGGCTGccgttctatatatatatatatatatatatatatatatatatatatatatatatatatatatatatatatatatatatatatatatatatatatatatatatatatatatatatatatatatatatatatatatagcgctCGATTTGCTGCCCTGCTTTATTTTCAGGTTTTAATTAAATCAGTCCTGAGGTcaattttttgtttttgttttgggCACAACAATGGCATGTGAGCATTACTAGTAGCTCAGAGATAGTTGAAGGACCTAGAAACAATTTAAACAAGAAGAAGCATGCTTAGTGGCACCGTATACCCTTTTTGTTGTGGCGGCACCTTTAGTGAATTCAAAAAACCACACTGTTTACTGGAGACAGTAGCTAGCTAGTACTACGTACTCCACTATTTCATATCGGCCTCGGAATTCGCGTGCGCGAGTGGTGGTGGAGGTCACATGAGCCGCCATTAAACTAGCTCATCAGCTCTCGGCCCCAAAAAGGCACGGCAGGGGCGGGCGCTTAAACAAAACGCGCGAGCTCCAGAAACCATAGATTCTTTCCATGGGATGCGTTCCCTCCCCTCCTCCGAAGGCCGAGGCCGGAGccggagagagaggggaggggagaggagagggggACAGGACGGAGGTATTAAAACTCGGAACCACCCCTGCACACACTCCACTGCTGCGGTGCTAGAGCCAAATCTCCTGTTGTGTGTCGTCTTTGACCTGCGAGCCGCGTTGCCCAACTGTCTTTGACGAGAGCCTTGCCCTCTAGCTAGCTATATatgcacacgcgcgcgcgcgctcgcagaTGCGAGGAGGAGGTAGTAGTAGGTGAGAGCAGTGAGACCGGCCGGCCGTGAGAAGGAAGACAGGTGACTGGTGGTGAAAGAGCTAGCAGCACCAGCATGGTGGTGGGGATCGTGATTAGGCTGGTCGTCGCTTTCGTGCTTTTGGTACTAGTCTTCAGTTCGTCACTGCATCGACAAGCAGGCGTTGGTGAGTCATCATCGTCTATATATATAATCCCTcagtttctttttattagtcgctggatagtgcaaaattgcactatccagcgactaataaaaagaaacggagggagtatatggcTGCGTTCATATAGCTACGTACTGAGTAGTCCTGAAGTTGTTTTCTGGCCCCGGCCGGCCGGCTGTGTGATTTGTGAATTGAAGGCGCTATTCGGCTGCACGACAGAAGGCAGCACGCGCAGCAGTGGGCGGAGGAGAGGAACCAGCTGAGGTCGTACATGACCATGGACTACGCCCCATGGCACCGCCGCGTGCCCAAGCACAACTGATCTGATTGATCCACTGCACTGCCAGCAGTACTGCTCTTTTCGTCGGCAGCGCTAGCAATCTGCATCTGTGCGAAGCATGGTGACACACAGGAGAAGAAGTTGATAGTAGGTTTCATTCTTTTTCGTCGTTGTTAGCTGTATGTCAGTATGTGTATCTACGTACTACGTGTCGTCCACGCAGCTAGCGTGCAGATATATGCACGCAAATTTTGCCACCCCCACTGCACCCTGACCTACTAATGATGGTATTGCTAGGATAAATATAATATATACGCAGTTATATATAGTACCTGATATCAGTACGTGTGTACTCAGTTTCTGTAATAAGGCCTAGGTGTGTTTGGTTAGGTAAAAGTTTCTGCTTCTTCTGTAATAATTAAGTGCAACGATATAGGAGGTATACGTACTAAGGGGTTGTTTGGTTTGCTATCTAAGACGCCACAATGTGTCTAACTTTTCTGCTTAactttagttcttcaattcgaacgactaaggtTAGGCAGATTATGACGTCTTAGGTAGTAAACCAAACAGACCTAGTGGAAAGTTCAGAGACTCGAAAATGCATATATGTGCACTGATgaacatgcatgcatgctggCCATGCATAATGGGATAAGTAAGTATACTGAAGGCCGGATCGAGCATTTGCATCACAATCTTCGCTCTGCCGGCCATTCTCATCATCTGATCTCTGTTTCAATTGGATGAAGCGAAATCGCCGGGCAAGTACCCGCGGCGCTCCTCCTCCTGTTGGCATCGGCGGCGCGCCCAGACCCCAGTCAGCAGCAGACCGAAAGGTTGCTCCCGACCGCCCTGATCGAACGGAAAGCTAGCGACGCAACGGGGGCTCCAGGCACACAACGGCGATTAGCTTTTTGACTGCTGGCCACCGCCTGTACGGTGTCGCCGCGCTTTGACCCACCTACGTCGTACTGCGTCATCGGACGGGCACTGTACCATGCCAGGGGCAGCTCGGCGTGCCCGGCACCGTGATTGGCCGGGGCGTGAAAACGGGGGGAAAAGTAGAAGGCAGATATAATGATAGGTGGCACTGAAAAAAATAAAATTACCCCCACCGAGCGAGCGGCACGAAGCGGAGATCGGGCGACCTCGCCGGGGAAGCCGCGTCCCCGCCGTGTCGACCCGTACCGAATTGTGAGCTCCAGATCGGTCGCCGGTCGGGCTCGGAGACTTGCCTCGCCCCCGTCAGTCACCGCGAGCCGGACGCTGGCGGCCTTGCCAAGGCCGGGCGGGGTGACCACCGAGGTGGCGGTGGCGCACGGGCGCGGCTTGAGATCGGCACTCTCTCACTCCCCAAGAGATGCTTCCCCCGACGCTGTTGCTGTGCCCCCCGTAGTCGTTCGTACACACACACAGGTTCACTGGTGCCGACAGCACCGAGGCGGCGTTCTGCTCCCGGCCGTTTGCCCGTTTTTTCACGCTCCGTATCCATCCTTTCACTAAACTCCGGGCCCACGAAGAACCGGCCCCCCATTTTACTTGCTCCGACCAGTTCGTTGGCCCACCATCAGTCAGTCCATTTCAACCTACTCGGGCCAAGATCTCCGGAACCCAGAAATTCCGTTCAATCACCGGGACACCTTCTATGGTATAATATCACAGAAACCGTATAAGAATTTTACAAAAAATCAGCTCATACTCACAAGAACAATGTACAGAGCCAAGATTTCCCCTCCATTTCAACGAAGGCTTAGACCCTGAGAGCTAGTTTGCGAGTCCAATAAAAGGAGAGAATTAGAGGGGCTAAAATctccttcttatttaaaattgcaTAAGGAGCGGATTTTAGCCTCTCCAATCCTCTCCGGTTTTGTGACTCCCAAACTAGCTTTGATTGTTTTTTCTTCCAGAATTACATAAACATCTAATGACCTGCCTACAGATTATCATAATCTAAGTatgtagattatataatctacctAATAATCTGTGTGTGTTTCTTTGGCTCTTAACTTATTTTAAGctggaatatataatctagagcctaAACAAATAGGGTCTCATTAGGCAAGGAAAATTTGCCCTAAAACGTGGCGATAGTTCAATTTTCTCTCTATAATTTTTAAATGGAATTTGTTttagttttttttttaaaaaaaatactcTATATTTTTTAAAAATGGAATTCGTTCTCGTTCTCTAGGAACTTCATATGCCTACTAGAATCCTGGCTGTAGAAGGCCCCTTTGGGCTGTAGGAAATTTTCCTATTTACTGTGAAAACAAATTGATGATTCTTGTGAAATTCCTTCGTTCCAACGAAGGCCTAAGACTCTCTTCAGCAGGTCCTCTAAAGCGTCATGTACTCCAAAATTTTAGAGAAGATTCTCCTCCTTTATGCCTCCAGTAACGTTCTCTAAACTGTTCTCTAAATATAGAGAACGCTGTTGTatcctctatatatagagtttctctctcCTCTTCTCTATATATTTTAatagggcaggtataacgggagccatgGGCTTCAGatattaaaggaagcccaggtcggTTCCCGAGGTATGGTCGATGGAACAGGCGCACCTGTGTTTTAACGTGGGGCTGAGAGGCGGCATGCAGGTCAGACGGCGCCGTGACGCGGTTGTTAGAATGGTAAGGGAATTGCGTGGAATTAAATGGAATAGATACCACATGCAAACGTGATTACTGCGATACGTGGGCGCGTAAATTATGGATC
This portion of the Zea mays cultivar B73 chromosome 2, Zm-B73-REFERENCE-NAM-5.0, whole genome shotgun sequence genome encodes:
- the LOC100272939 gene encoding ku70-binding protein, encoding MAEGNGGSRAEAGVRESSEPSPKRSSIPAMPHEECVEGIRSALKHPTVRFLRERMESAGCLVWPRLIRAATCSSAGGYASQQGIQVCCNHMTCQDEITQVMIHELIHAYDDCVAKNLNWTNCAHHACSEIRANHLSGDCHYKRELLRGFMKIKGHEPECVKRRALMSVKNNPYCSEGAAKDAIDAVWDICYNDTRPFDRAP
- the LOC100274654 gene encoding uncharacterized protein LOC100274654, whose amino-acid sequence is MVVGIVIRLVVAFVLLVLVFSSSLHRQAGVGAIRLHDRRQHAQQWAEERNQLRSYMTMDYAPWHRRVPKHN